A portion of the Candidatus Methylomirabilis lanthanidiphila genome contains these proteins:
- a CDS encoding RNA helicase yields MKTFDAFSLPESICKGIEAAGFTRCTPIQAETLPLALAAKDVAGQAQTGSGKTAAFLIPLFVRLLTSKRPTLPGAPRALILAPTRELAVQILWDVELLGGFTGLTRLAVYGGVDYQKQRDALQQNVDILIGTPGRLIDYLKQGVYELSQVEVLVVDEADRMFDMGFIKDLRFLLRRLPPYHKRQSLLFSATLSFREMELSYEFMNNPTKVAISPEQVTVDKVEHVLFHVEKQEKFRLLRWLLHHESWQRILIFSNTRQGAERLTAKLVRCGLMADLISGSIDQRKRLRIIAQFKAGTLPILVATDVASRGLHVEAVSHVINYDLPQDPEDYVHRIGRTARAGAAGKAISLADEEYVLSLDAIERYIGFKIPVQWPDESIFAQGSGAGAAAASHDNSVRHGRKAAETKAV; encoded by the coding sequence ATGAAGACCTTTGACGCCTTCTCGCTGCCCGAGTCGATCTGCAAGGGGATCGAGGCGGCCGGCTTTACCCGGTGTACGCCGATTCAGGCCGAGACGCTGCCGCTCGCCTTGGCGGCGAAGGACGTTGCAGGACAAGCCCAGACCGGAAGCGGCAAGACGGCGGCCTTCCTGATCCCCCTTTTTGTCAGACTGCTCACTTCAAAACGTCCGACACTTCCTGGCGCGCCCCGCGCCTTGATCCTGGCCCCCACACGCGAGCTGGCTGTGCAGATTCTGTGGGATGTGGAACTGCTGGGTGGGTTCACCGGCCTTACGCGGCTCGCCGTCTATGGGGGAGTCGACTACCAGAAGCAGCGGGACGCACTCCAGCAGAATGTCGACATCCTGATCGGGACGCCGGGACGGCTCATCGATTACTTGAAGCAGGGGGTCTACGAGCTCTCACAAGTCGAGGTCCTGGTTGTGGACGAAGCCGACCGGATGTTTGACATGGGCTTCATTAAAGATCTTCGCTTCCTGCTCAGGCGGCTTCCCCCTTACCATAAGCGTCAATCACTCCTCTTCTCGGCGACGCTGTCCTTTCGAGAGATGGAGCTGTCGTATGAGTTTATGAATAACCCGACTAAAGTCGCCATCTCCCCCGAGCAGGTCACGGTGGACAAGGTTGAACACGTACTCTTTCACGTGGAGAAGCAGGAGAAATTTCGGCTGCTGCGCTGGCTGCTTCATCACGAATCCTGGCAACGGATCCTCATCTTCTCGAATACCAGGCAGGGCGCCGAGCGACTCACTGCCAAGCTGGTTCGGTGCGGGCTTATGGCCGATTTGATCAGCGGTAGTATCGATCAACGTAAGCGCCTTCGAATTATCGCCCAGTTCAAAGCGGGCACGCTGCCGATCCTGGTGGCCACCGATGTCGCCTCGCGCGGGCTGCATGTCGAGGCAGTCAGTCACGTAATCAACTACGACCTCCCGCAAGATCCGGAAGACTACGTTCATCGGATCGGCCGGACAGCGCGGGCTGGGGCGGCCGGTAAGGCGATCAGCTTGGCCGACGAGGAATATGTGCTGTCGCTCGACGCCATTGAGCGGTATATCGGGTTCAAGATCCCCGTGCAGTGGCCGGACGAATCGATATTTGCGCAAGGGTCGGGTGCTGGTGCAGCGGCGGCCTCTCATGACAATAGCGTCCGTCACGGCCGGAAGGCGGCCGAGACGAAGGCCGTATGA
- a CDS encoding molecular chaperone GroES — protein MKVKPLHDRILVKRLEERETKKGGIIIPDSAKEKPQEGEVIAVGPGKVGDDGKRQPMDVKVGDKILFGKYSGSEVKLDDEEFLIMREEDVLCVLQ, from the coding sequence GTGAAGGTAAAACCGTTGCACGACCGAATCCTCGTGAAGCGCCTGGAAGAGAGGGAAACCAAGAAGGGCGGGATCATCATTCCCGATAGTGCGAAGGAGAAACCCCAAGAAGGCGAGGTCATTGCCGTCGGGCCGGGCAAGGTCGGCGATGATGGGAAGCGACAGCCGATGGATGTGAAGGTCGGCGACAAGATCCTCTTCGGAAAGTACTCCGGTTCGGAGGTGAAACTTGACGACGAGGAATTTCTGATCATGCGGGAGGAAGACGTCCTGTGCGTCCTGCAATAG
- the groEL gene encoding molecular chaperone GroEL — MPAKQLLFDEEARRKIQKGVDVLATAVKVTLGPKGRNVVIDKKFGAPNITKDGVTVAKEIELEDNFENMGAQMVKEVASKTSDVAGDGTTTATVLAQSIFREGIRNVTAGANPMALKRGIEKAVEGVIDELKKISKPTKGKKEISQVATISANNDRTIGDLIADAMEKVGKDGVITVEEAKSMETTLDVVEGMQFDRGYSSPYFVTDPERMEGVLENPLILIHEKKISNLKDLLPVLEQIAKMGKPLLVIAEEVEGEALATLVVNKLRGTLTCAAVKAPGFGDRRKEMLKDIAVLTGGEVISEELGIKLENIRLDDLGKAKKVVIDKENTTIIEGAGAQKEIEGRIKQIRAQIEETTSDYDREKLQERLAKLAGGVAVIKVGAATEIAMKEKKARVEDALNATRAAVEEGIIPGGGVAFLRASKVIEKLKLENDEKVGGEIVRRALEEPIRQIAENAGVEGSIVVQKVRENNGAYGFNAETEVYEDMLAAGIIDPTKVARIALQNASSIASLMITTEALITEIPEKEKGPAMPPGGHGGMGDMY, encoded by the coding sequence ATGCCAGCAAAGCAACTACTGTTTGATGAGGAGGCAAGGCGAAAGATTCAGAAGGGTGTGGACGTCCTTGCCACAGCCGTGAAGGTCACGCTGGGCCCCAAGGGGCGCAACGTCGTGATCGACAAGAAGTTCGGCGCCCCGAATATCACGAAGGACGGGGTCACCGTGGCTAAAGAGATCGAGCTGGAAGATAACTTTGAGAATATGGGCGCCCAGATGGTGAAGGAGGTGGCGAGTAAGACCTCCGACGTGGCCGGAGACGGCACCACCACCGCTACCGTGCTGGCCCAGTCGATCTTCCGGGAGGGGATCAGAAACGTGACGGCCGGCGCGAACCCGATGGCGTTGAAGCGAGGGATCGAGAAGGCCGTTGAGGGCGTCATAGACGAGCTGAAGAAAATCTCCAAGCCGACCAAGGGGAAGAAGGAGATCTCTCAGGTTGCCACGATCTCGGCCAACAACGACAGGACGATCGGCGATCTGATTGCCGATGCCATGGAGAAGGTAGGCAAAGACGGGGTCATCACCGTCGAGGAAGCCAAGAGCATGGAGACGACCCTCGATGTCGTTGAGGGAATGCAGTTCGACCGAGGCTACAGCTCGCCCTACTTTGTGACCGATCCTGAGCGGATGGAAGGGGTGTTGGAAAACCCGCTGATCCTGATTCACGAAAAGAAGATCAGCAATCTGAAGGACCTCCTGCCCGTGCTTGAGCAGATTGCCAAGATGGGCAAGCCGCTGCTGGTGATCGCTGAAGAGGTCGAAGGCGAAGCGTTGGCTACCCTGGTGGTCAACAAACTGCGCGGGACACTGACTTGCGCTGCGGTCAAGGCGCCGGGCTTTGGCGATCGGCGTAAGGAAATGCTGAAGGACATCGCGGTGCTCACCGGCGGCGAGGTGATCTCTGAGGAGCTGGGGATCAAGCTGGAGAATATCCGATTGGACGACCTGGGCAAGGCGAAGAAGGTGGTCATCGATAAAGAAAATACCACCATCATCGAGGGGGCCGGCGCCCAGAAGGAGATCGAGGGCCGCATCAAGCAGATCCGCGCTCAGATTGAGGAGACGACCTCCGACTATGATAGGGAGAAGCTCCAGGAGCGGCTGGCCAAGCTCGCCGGCGGTGTGGCGGTGATCAAGGTCGGCGCGGCCACTGAGATCGCCATGAAGGAGAAGAAGGCCCGTGTTGAGGATGCGCTGAACGCGACCCGTGCGGCTGTCGAAGAGGGCATCATTCCGGGCGGCGGCGTGGCCTTCCTCCGCGCATCGAAGGTCATTGAAAAGCTGAAGCTCGAGAATGACGAGAAGGTCGGCGGCGAGATCGTTCGGCGGGCACTCGAGGAGCCGATCCGTCAGATTGCGGAGAACGCCGGGGTTGAAGGCTCGATTGTCGTCCAGAAGGTTCGGGAGAACAACGGCGCGTATGGCTTCAACGCCGAGACAGAGGTATACGAAGATATGCTGGCGGCCGGGATTATCGACCCGACCAAGGTGGCTCGGATTGCGCTGCAGAATGCGTCGAGCATCGCCTCGTTAATGATCACCACCGAGGCGCTGATCACCGAGATTCCGGAAAAGGAGAAGGGGCCCGCTATGCCGCCGGGCGGCCACGGCGGAATGGGTGATATGTATTAA
- the mphP_2 gene encoding Phenol hydroxylase P5 protein: MTRKRKVRFEPLGITIECEATEPILQYALRQGLRLVDYRCADGECGGCRAQVRSGQ; the protein is encoded by the coding sequence ATGACGAGGAAGCGCAAGGTTCGGTTTGAACCGCTGGGCATTACCATCGAGTGTGAGGCGACCGAGCCGATCCTGCAGTACGCCCTGCGGCAGGGCCTGCGCCTGGTCGACTACCGCTGCGCCGATGGCGAGTGCGGGGGATGTCGGGCCCAGGTGCGCTCCGGCCAG